In the Phytoactinopolyspora mesophila genome, TCGGCCGAGTACAAGATGGCGCTTCGCCGCCTGGAGGAGACGTTCGTCCAAGCTGCACAGCGCCGTCGGCGAATGCTCGCGGTCCTGCTGGCAGCCACTGTCGTGAGTCTCGCCGGGACATTCGCCGGGCCGGTTCCCGCGTGGGGGCCGGCGCTCGTAGGCAGCGGGCTGGTCGGATTCCTGATGCTGGCTCGTGGTGCGACCGTGGAACAGGAACGACGGCGCACAGCGTTGCGGCGCAAGATACGACAGCGAGCCGCTGCGGCCGCGGCGCAACCAGCCGAGGTCGCTCCTACACTCACCGACGACGGCAAACGAGTCGCGGTACTAGACGTTCCGGCCGAATCGGAGCCGGTCCGAGAGAACACGTGGGAGCCGGTCGAGGTCCCACTGCCGATGTATATGAACAAGGCGAAGGCGCCGCGTGTCGCCCGGAAGATCGACCTCAGCGTGCCTGGGTCCTGGACCTCCGGGCGCCTGGAGCCCAGCCGCTCGTTCGACCTCCCGTCGCGGCCGCCTGCCGCGGCCGAGAGCTCTGACAGGTCGCGCACGGAAGCGGCGCGTGCCGAGGCGGAGGAGCAGGCCGACGACCACTCGCAGAACCGCCGCGCCGTCGGCGAATGACGCGACGACGTGCCGCCTGCCTTGCAGGTGCGGGAGGACGCGGCGATGTCCTCGCGATTCGGCATCAGCGGCGATCGGGTGGTAATCTGCACCAGGTTGTCACTAGGGGCTGTGGCGCAGTTGGTAGCGCGTCTCGTTCGCAATGAGAAGGTCAGGGGTTCGAATCCCCTCAGCTCCACACTCGCAAAGCGGCTGGTCAGAGGCTTCTGATCGGCCGCTTTCTCGTTGTGCGACCACTTTACGGGGTCATCGGATTTCAGCGGGGTCGTGGTGGTCTTTGGGGTTCTGTTTGCCGAAGATCTGCAGGACGTTGCGTGGCGTCCTGCACGTCGAGCGTCATGGCGCACCGTTCGCAGGACGTTGCGTAACGTCCTGCGAAGCTTCGACAGGACCACACCACCCCACCGAAATCCGATGCCCCTCATTGGTAGACGTCGACCTTCGACCTACTGTAGCGGCCGGGGGCTACAGTTGGAATGGTGCGCGCCCGAGGTTGTGGAGGAACGCCGATACGCTCGGCTGGTGGTGGATAACCCGTACGGTAGCCGAATCAACGCGATCAGTGACCCGGTGCAGCGCGCGGTTGAGATCGGCAAGCTGCTCAACGACCTCCCGCATGTGGCAGCGGACCTGCGGGAGCTGCGGCAGGCGGCGGTGCTGGAGTTGCGTGAGGCCGGCTGGTCCTACGGCCGGATTGCGGCCGCTCTCGGGCTGCATCGCAACCGGGTGCAGCACATTGCCGAGGGCCGTACCGGCAAGACCAAGCCGCCCAAGTCTGAGGGCGAGGGCTGAGCAGCGGTTACCGGAGCGGTGATCGGGGTCCTGGCCGGGCGCTGAGGTTCACGGCTGCAGGGTGAGTGCCTTGACGTGTTTCGGCCGGACGATGGTGAAGTGCCGGTGGTCGAGCGTGGCAATATCGGTGATCTTCACCAAGTGCCCGTATCGATCAGGATCATTCGCCGAAGCCCTCTGCGAGGCTCTCTTCGACCCGGGAGGAGGCGTCGCGGCCGCCGCGTCCCATGCCCAACGACCTGGGGAGGCGACGCTGCCGTTTCGGCGCGGTCATGGTGGACAGCACTTCGGCCGCTCGGTCGAGTTCTTCCGGGCGGATGCGTTCGACCATGTTGTGCAGGTCTTCGCGCGTCACTGTCATGACTCCGAGGATATTTGACTGTCCGGGCCTGTGCAGATGGAGAAACTCCCTTTGAGGTGCTGATGGCGGGCGGTGTTCACAAGTTCGGAGCTGGACGGAGGGGTGCCGGCCGATGACCAGTGCTGGGCGCGAGCGGGCTCATCGGGTCGGCGAGGTGGTGTGAGGTTCTGATGACGTGTTCGACTCGGCGGCGGTCGGCGCGCAGCGCCCAGTCGTCGTCTCGGCCAGATTGGGGTCCGAGGGCGCTCGGGCTGGCGGTGATTGGCAAGTCCAAGATCAGCAATCTCAGGCTCCGTCAACCTCTTGAAAGGGCAGGGCACGTGCCGCACCAAAGATTGAGCTCGAACACCGGCGCTGCACGCAACGTCAGACGTTCTCGCTAGAGCGGTGCTGGAGGCCCTCGGACACGCTGTCTGGGTCCTCGGGACAGCTGACACGGCTGCCCGGCAGCGTCTTGCACGTGCTTACCTTCTCCACGTGGACAGCGCCCGGCGTGACAAGGACTTGGACGGGCTTCGGCGCGACGACGCGCGCGAAGGCGCACGCCGGCTCCTCGAGGCCCGCGGCCGGTGTCGAATGGTGTTCGACGGGACGACGACACAGACCCTTGAGAAGGGGCAGCTGGACGGCGAAGAACTGCCTGGCCCGACGGCGATGGTGAAGCTCTTCCTCGACACGGCCGTTGACCGCGGTGGTCTCGTCGCGGAGAAGAAGCACACGCATCTCCTGTACGGATACCTGTCGAGCGCTGCGCACCCGACGTTGTTCCGACTCCGGCAACTGCGGCGAGTCTCGGAGGAGTCGGCGGCCCTCAAGATCGAGGTTGAGCCACATCACGCGCAGCAGCCAGCGCTGCTGACGGCGATGCTGTATCACCTCGTGCTCCGGTCATTCGTTAACTACTTCGGCTACCCGTCGCAGCGATGCGAACGCCTCGCTGACCAGATCGACGAGGTGTTTTCTGGCTCGACGATCTAAGCGCCGGTCGGGCATCGTTTCGCTGCGCGGACCGACGACAAACGTGCGTCCTACCGTCGCGTGGCGGATCCGATGGGTGTGCGTCGTTCGGCCGCTTCGCGGCAACTTCAGGCGCTCAGGTGGTTTACAGATTAGGCGCGGAATGGAACATTATCTGTTATGTCGTTGAGGGGAGAGTTCGTCAGCACCGAGGAGGCGGCACGCATTCTCGGTGTGACGGTCCAGCACGTCCGGAGGCTCGTGGACTCCGGTGAGCTGACCCGGATCGCTCGAGGCCTCATCGATCGGTCCTCCGTGGAGCGCTACCTCACCGAACGCCAGGGCGGCCGCACCCGGGCGTGGGCCGAGCACACCGCATGGGGGGCGATCGCGCTCCTGAGCGGGAACACCCCCGCCTGGCTCGGCCCCGTACAGGCTTCACGTCTCCGGAGCGCGCTGCGTGATATCACCGATCCCGCCGATATCCTCGCCCGTACTCGTGATCGAGCCAAGGTCCATACGTTCACCGCGCACCCGGCCGCTGTCACCCGGCTGATGGACAGCATGGCCGTCACCGACCACGCAGCGCTCGGACTTGCGATCGGTCCGGGCGAGCCCGGCGCCGCTGAGGGCTACCTCGCTGCGGACACACTCGACGCCACGGTCAGGTCCCTCGGCCTACGCAACGACCCAGACGGGGACGTCGTCATACGCTCCACCGGGTTCGACTTCGACGTCGTCACCGACCTCGCTTCACGCAGTGTCACCCTCGCGGCCCTGGACGCTGCCGCGTCCCTTGACCCCCGCGTCCGCGGAGTGGGGCAGCGCGCACTCGCTGAAATTCTGGAGGGGTACCGCCGATGACTGGCCCGGGCTCTGAACAGACGCGCCTCAGCGTCGATGTTGACTCCGCGGTCGGTGGTTGGCCGCCGCCATGGCCCAACGTGGCCGAACTGGCGTCCGTGCTCCCCACCGACAGATGGACCCTCGTCGGCGGTCTGATGACGCAGTTGCACGCCGTGCATCACGGCTTGGGAGTTGTCCGGCCGACTAACGACGTCGACATCATCTTGCACATAGAGACCAGCCGGGGCGTCCCTCACGCCACCGCGACAGCCTTAGAGTCCATCGGCTACGAACTCCAGGACACCGTTGACCCGCGCAACAACACCGCTCACCGGTTTGTGCGTGGTTCCAGCAAAGTCGACGTGGTCGCCGGGGCAGTCGAGAACGAGATCGTCGACGTTCTCATCTCCGATCACCCGGCACCGAAGGTCATCGAACGGCTACGCGGACGCGACATGGTCCGCATCGAGGGCGGCACTCAGGCGCTGCGTCGCACCATCAACGCTCGCTTGGAGATCGAGCCCGGCACTATCACCACAGTCTCGGTGCCTCGCCCGTTCGGCGCGCTCATCTTGAAAGCCGCCGCGTACACCACCGACTCCCGCGACCGCGACCGTCACTTGTTTGACGCGGTGGCCCTGCTGGCCTGCATCACCGACCCATTCACCGAGCGAGACGACTTCGCCGGCTCCGACCGCTCTCGACTCGC is a window encoding:
- a CDS encoding divisome protein SepX/GlpR, with amino-acid sequence MGYSGLIYAAIVAAWLAVLVPRWVRRNEEVERARETDAASGVRVLARRSGPIHAPHRTATEGANSRVIISADPGGLAPPASEPAGDGTREAVEAGSSKVPDGSSAARAEGDGRTATHARPDPSAEYKMALRRLEETFVQAAQRRRRMLAVLLAATVVSLAGTFAGPVPAWGPALVGSGLVGFLMLARGATVEQERRRTALRRKIRQRAAAAAAQPAEVAPTLTDDGKRVAVLDVPAESEPVRENTWEPVEVPLPMYMNKAKAPRVARKIDLSVPGSWTSGRLEPSRSFDLPSRPPAAAESSDRSRTEAARAEAEEQADDHSQNRRAVGE
- a CDS encoding helix-turn-helix domain-containing protein, with translation MVDNPYGSRINAISDPVQRAVEIGKLLNDLPHVAADLRELRQAAVLELREAGWSYGRIAAALGLHRNRVQHIAEGRTGKTKPPKSEGEG
- a CDS encoding helix-turn-helix domain-containing protein, encoding MSLRGEFVSTEEAARILGVTVQHVRRLVDSGELTRIARGLIDRSSVERYLTERQGGRTRAWAEHTAWGAIALLSGNTPAWLGPVQASRLRSALRDITDPADILARTRDRAKVHTFTAHPAAVTRLMDSMAVTDHAALGLAIGPGEPGAAEGYLAADTLDATVRSLGLRNDPDGDVVIRSTGFDFDVVTDLASRSVTLAALDAAASLDPRVRGVGQRALAEILEGYRR
- a CDS encoding nucleotidyl transferase AbiEii/AbiGii toxin family protein translates to MTGPGSEQTRLSVDVDSAVGGWPPPWPNVAELASVLPTDRWTLVGGLMTQLHAVHHGLGVVRPTNDVDIILHIETSRGVPHATATALESIGYELQDTVDPRNNTAHRFVRGSSKVDVVAGAVENEIVDVLISDHPAPKVIERLRGRDMVRIEGGTQALRRTINARLEIEPGTITTVSVPRPFGALILKAAAYTTDSRDRDRHLFDAVALLACITDPFTERDDFAGSDRSRLATLVKALPEPHPAWRQLPERDRANAQAALRILGTPA